TGGCCGGCCGCGAGGCGGATTGGATGGCGAAGGCTGCCAGAATCGCCGAGGGCGAGGGCGCAGCCATGATCGACATCAACATGGGATGCCCTGCCAAAAAAGTCACCGGAGGCTACTCGGGGTCCGCGCTGATGCGCGATCCCGACCATGCGCTTGAACTGATCGAAGCCACCGTCAAGGCCGTCTCTGTTCCGGTCACATTGAAAATGCGGCTTGGCTGGGACCACGACAACATCAATGCGCCGTTGATTGCTGCACGCGCGGAAGCCGCCGGTATCCAGATGATCACAATTCACGGCCGTACGCGGATGCAGTTCTATGAGGGCTCTGCCGATTGGGTGGCGATAGCGAAGGTCCGCGAAGCTGTCAGCGTGCCTCTGGTGGCCAATGGCGACGTGGCTTCGCGCGCCGACATCGAGGCTTGTCTCAAACACTCTGGCGCGGACGCGGTCATGATCGGACGCGCCTCGCGTGGCCGGCCCTGGATCTGCGGCGACCTTGCGGAATCCGACAAGGCTCCGGCGCCCGGATCGCAACAGCGTGCCATTGCTGTCGAACACTACTGGATGATGATCGAACATTACGGCGAGGATGTCGGTGTCCGCCATGCGCGCAAGCACATCGGTTGGTACCTTGATACGCTCGCACCGCTTGCGCCTGATGGCCTCAAGACGGCCATGATGGCATCGCGCAAGGCCGATGAAGTCGCCACCATGTTTGCCGAAGCACTCGAGACCGGGGCGCGGCCCGAAACAGGTCCGGGATCGGAAATGGAGGCCGCAGCATGAGTGATCGAAAGACAGAGGATGCAATTGCACCCGGCGCAATCGACACATCCAGCATGGTGCTCAACGCAATACAGCACCCGGTCATAATGGTTGATGCACAGGGTCATGTCTGTTTTGCAAACTGGGAAGCGGAATCCTTCTTCGCTGCCAGCGCCTCGCATCTCAGTCGTCACAACCTCGACAATTTCATCCCCTTTGGAAGCCCGCTGCTCGAGTTGATCGAGCAGGTTCGTGAACGCCGTGCAGCTGTTAACGAATACCGTGTGGATCTCAGTTCCCCACGGCTCGGCAGTGACAAGCTGGTCGATCTCTATGTGGCGCCGGTGGCAGGCCTGCCCGACAATGTGGTTGTGGTGTTCCAGGAACGCTCGATGGCCGACAAGATCGACCGGCAGCTCACCCATCGCGCCGCGGCACGTTCGGTAACCGGTCTGGCGTCGATGCTGGCCCACGAGATCAAGAACCCGCTTTCGGGCATCCGCGGTGCGGCTCAGCTGCTCGAAATGTCTGTTGGTGACGAAGACCGCGCGCTCACCCGGCTGATCCGGGATGAAACCGATCGGATCGTTTCGCTGGTTGATCGAATGGAGATCTTTTCCGATGAACGGCCTGTCGACCGTGAGCCGGTCAACATCCATTCGGTGCTTGACCACGTCAAGGCTGTGGCAAAGGCCGGTTTCGCGCGCAACATCCGCTTCATTGAGCTTTATGATCCGTCCCTGCCGCCGGTCTATGCGAACCGGGACCAACTTGTGCAGGTGTTCTTGAACCTGGTCAAGAACGCAGCGGAGGCGGTGGGCGAAGTTGCTGACCCCGAAATTGTGCTAACCACGGCATACCGGCCGGGCATCAAGCTTTCGGTCGCAGGGACCCGCGAAAAAGTCTCTCTGCCGCTCGAGTTCTGTGTTCAGGACAACGGGCCGGGGGTGCCATCGGACCTGCTGCCGCATCTATTCGACCCTTTCATTACAACCAAGACCAACGGTTCTGGTCTGGGCCTCGCTCTGGTCGCCAAGATCGTCGGCGGGCATGGCGGCATTGTCGAATGCGACAGCCAGACCCGCAAAACCACATTCCGTATTCTGATGCCCGCATCACGTGACGCCCGGCCGGTTGAGCCGTTGCCGCCGCCAGGCGCCGTGGCGACCGAGTAAAAGGACAAATATCATGGGCAACGCCACAATTCTTGTCGCCGATGACGACGCTGCAATCCGTACCGTGCTCAATCAGGCTCTGACCCGCGCCGGCTACGAAGTCAGGATCACGTCCAATGCAGCGACGCTGTGGCGCTGGGTGTCGGCAGGCGAGGGGGATCTGGTGATCACCGATGTGGTGATGCCGGACGAGAATGCCTTTGACATGCTGCCACGCATTCGCCGCGCCCGCCCCGATCTGCCAGTTCTGGTCATGAGCGCGCAAAACACCTTCATGACTGCCATCAAGGCGTCGGAAGGCGGGGCCTATGATTATCTTCCAAAGCCGTTTGACCTTACCGAGATGATCGGCACCATCGGACGGGCCCTCTCGGAGCCGCGCAAGGTTGCCGCCCAACCCGAGGACACCACCGAAGGCATGCCTCTGGTGGGGCGCTCAGCCGCCATGCAGGAAATCTACCGGGTGCTTGCACGTCTGATGCAGACGGATCTGACCCTGATGATCACCGGCGAATCCGGCACCGGCAAGGAACTCGTCGCGCGTGCCTTGCATGACTATGGCAAGCGCCGCAACGGCCCCTTCGTGGCCATCAATATGGCCGCAATTCCACGCGACCTGATCGAATCGGAGCTGTTCGGCCATGAAAAAGGTGCCTTCACCGGCGCACAGAACCGCTCCACCGGGCGTTTTGAGCAGGCTGAAGGCGGCACCCTGTTTCTCGATGAGATCGGCGATATGCCGATGGATGCCCAGACCCGCTTGTTGAGAGTTCTCCAGCAAGGTGAATACACGACCGTTGGCGGCCGCACCCCGATCAAGAGCGATGTCCGCATTGTCGCCGCGACCAACAAGGACCTCAAGATCCTGATCAATCAGGGCCTGTTTCGCGAGGATCTGTTCTATCGGCTCAACGTGGTGCCTTTGAGGCTTCCGGCGTTGCGTGACCGTGCCGAGGACGTGCCGGATCTGGTGCGCCATTTTGTGCGCCATGCCGTTGGCGAGGGGCTCGACGCCAAACGTTTTGATGGCGACGCGCTCGATCTGCTCAAGGCCTATCCCTGGCCCGGCAATGTCCGCGAACTTGAAAACGTGGTTCGCCGCGTCATGGCACTCTATCCGCAGGATGTGATCAGCCGCGAAATCATCGACAACGAGCTCCGGATCGAAACCCCCGAGCAATCCTCGCCTCAGGGCGGAGCCCCCATGGCGCAGGCGACGATTGCGCAATCGGTGGAAGAAAACATGCGGCGATACTTTTCGGGGTTTGGCGAAGATCTGCCTCCTCCGGGTTTGTATCACCGTGTGCTCGAAGAGGTTGAGTATCCGCTGATACTGGCCGCGCTAACGGCAACCCGCGGCAATCAGATCAAGGCGGCGGACCTTCTGGGTCTGAACCGCAATACATTGCGCAAGAAGATTCGCGAGCTCGGCGTAACCGTCTACCGTTCGCCGCGCCCCGCTTGACGCAGAAGTTCGTCCGGAGCAACTGGCCTGAACCCACAGGCCTCAATGGGGCGGTTGACGCACTGGCTTGACAGAGGTCTCGAGCAGTTGCAATTTCGCCACATTATGTTGCTTGTTCGCAACTATACCAATCAGGCGAAACCGGAGCGGCGAAAGACAAATGGCGATGAATTCGGCTGCCGCGCCGCAGACCTCCCTCCCTGACGCAAGCGACGATTCAAGCTCCGCGGACGCCAGCGTTCAGCGCCGAAATCTGTTCACCTTGCCCGGCATCGCGCTCGTTGTCTCGGCCTTTGTGAGTGCGCTGGTTTCCTTTGCCATTCTGCTCGGACTGACACCAATTGAACCGGTAGACCAGGTTGTGCTGGGCGCGGTGGTTATCAACCTCGTCTTCGTGGTTGGCCTGGTGACATTGGTCTTTCTCGAACTCCGAATGCTTCTGCGAGCGCGCCGGCGCGGCAAAGCGGCCGCCAAGCTCCACATTCGGGTTGTTGCACTGTTCTCGATTGTGGCAATCGTGCCGGCCATTCTCGTCGCCATAGTGGCGTCAATCACGCTTGATGTGGGGCTGGATCGCTGGTTTTCGCTGCGAACCAAATCCATCGTCAATTCCTCACTGTCAGTGGCTGAGGCCTATGTGTTGGAGAATGCGAGATTTCTGCAGGGCCAGACAGTCTCCATGGCCAATGATCTCGACAATGCACGCTCGCTCTACTCGCTCGACCGGATCGGCTTTACCCAGTTCATGACCAGACAAGCCACCGGCCGCGGCCTGCTGGGTGCGTTTTTGGTTCGCACGGATGGCAGCGTGATCCTGCAGGCAGACATTCGCACCGAACGGCCATTGCCGGCGATTCCGGAATCGGCGCTCAAGGATGCGGTGAATGGACAGCCGACACTGATCCCACCCGGTGTCACCAACCTTGTTGGTGCGGTAATGCCGCTGCAGCAGATTGACGGCGCGCTTTTGTACACAGTGCGTGTGGTTGATCCCGAAGTCATGCGCTCGATGCGTCTGATGGAGGACGCAACACTCGAATACCAGACGCTGGAGCAGGGGCGGACCTCCTTGCAACTGGCCTTTGGCATTCTCTATCTCGGCTTCGCCCTTATTGTGCTGCTGGCAGCAATCTGGACGGCGATTGCGGTGGCTGACCGTCTTGTGCGGCCAATCCGGGTGCTGATCGGCGCTTCGGATGATGTTGCAAGTGGCAATCTCGACGTGACCGTGCCGGTGCATTCATCTGATGGGGATGTTGGCTCCCTGGCCCGGACATTCAACAACATGATTGTGCAAATTCGTACCCAGCGCGACGAGATTCTCTCCGCCAAGGACCAGATTGATGATCGCCGCAGGTTTACAGAGGCTGTCCTTTCGGGGGTGTCTGCCGGTGTGGTGGGTATCGACAATGTCGGCGCAGTGACCATTGCAAACCGGTCGGCCCGCCAGATCCTTGCCGAAGGTGACGAGGCCGAGGTGATCGGCAAGGCTTTCAATGAAATTGCTCCTGAATTCGAAACTGTCATGGCTGAGGCGGCGATGCGGCCGCGTGCCGATGCCCGCGCGCAGATTACGCTGAACCGAAGCGGGAAGGAACGCACACTCAACGTCAAGGTGACCCGGGAGGAAACCCATGATGGGCTCGAATCCTTTGTTGTCACGCTTGACGATATCACTGATCTGCTGATCGCCCAGCGCTCGACAGCCTGGGCCGATGTCGCCCGGCGTATTGCCCATGAAATCAAAAACCCGCTGACCCCGATCCAGCTTTCTGCCGAACGAATCCGCCGCCGCTACGGACGGCAGATCCCCGATGAAGACCGCGCCGTGTTCGACCAATGCACCGACACGATCGTGCGTCAGGTGGAGGACATTGGCCGGATGGTCGATGAGTTCTCCTCCTTTGCGCGGATGCCCAAGCCGTCCAAGACTCACGCCGATCTTCGCAACATCCTCAAAGACGCAGCTTTTCTCAGGGAAGTCAGTCGCAGTGACATTGAATTTGTACAGGAATATGCCGACACGCCGCTTGAGGGAGACTTCGATCCCCGGATGCTGGGTCAGGCATTTGGCAATCTGATCAAGAATGCGACCGAGGCAATCGATTCGGTTCCTACAGACGCCGATCGCCAAGGCAAGATCGTCGTCATCCGCGCGGGCGTTTCCGCGGATGGACAGGATTATGTCATCGACATCATCGACAATGGCCGCGGCCTGCCCGGTGAAAACCGGCACCGGTTGCTCGAACCCTATATGACCATGCGCGAAAAGGGGACCGGCCTTGGCCTCGCAATCGTCAAGAAGATCATCGATGACCATGGTGGCATCATTCAATTGCGCGACGCACCCGCTGACATCGACGGCGGCAGGGGCGCAATGATCTCCGTACGGCTGCCAGTGCATGCGGCCATGGGTGGTCACGAAGACCAAAATTCTGAACAACAAAAAGAACAAGTGGAGCGAACAGATCATGGCGTCTGATATTCTGGTGGTCGATGACGAGGAGGACATTCGTGAGATCGTCTCGGGCATTCTCGATGATGAGGGACATGAGACACGCACCGCCGCTGACAGCGATTCCGCTGTTGCAGCCATCACCGACCGGGTGCCACGGCTGATATTTCTTGACATCTGGCTGCAGGGCAGCCGGCTTGACGGCCTGGCGCTGCTTGACGAGATCAAGGCACGGTATCCGGACCTGCCGGTGGTGATGATTTCAGGCCATGGCAACATCGAGACCGCTGTTTCGGCGATCAGGCGCGGCGCTTATGATTTCATTGAGAAGCCGTTCAAGGCAGACCGGCTTCTGCTTGTCGCCGAACGGGCGCTGGAAACGTCCAAGCTGAAGCGCGAAGTGACCGAACTCAAACGCCGCTCCGGCGATCCGGCCGAGTTGATCGGCACCTCGGTCGCGGTCTCGCAGCTCAAACAGACCATCGACAAGATTGCGCCCACCAACAGCCGGGTGATGATTCTTGGCCCCTCGGGTTCGGGCAAGGAGCTTGTCGCACGGCTGATACACCGCAAGTCGAATCGGGCGGGCGGGCCCTTCGTGGTCCTCAATGCGGCCGCTATTACACCTGAGCGCATGGAGGTCGCGCTGTTTGGCACCGAAAGTGCCGCCAGCCACGAACGCAAGGTGGGGGCGCTGGAGGAGGCCCATGGCGGCATCCTCTATCTCGACGAGGTCGCTGACATGCCACGGGGGACGCAGAACAAGATCCTTCGTGTTCTGGTGGATCAGCAGTTCGAGCGTGTCGGTGGGACCAAGCGTGTGAAAGTCGATGTCCGCATCATCTCCTCCACGGCCCGCAATCTTGAAGAACTGATCTCAGAGGGCGAATTTCGCGAGGACCTCTATCACCGGCTCGCGGTGGTTCCTGTCCGGGTTCCCTCACTGAGCGAAAGGCGCGAGGACATCCCGTTCCTGGTCGACATGTTCATGCGTCAGGTTTCCGAACAGGCTGGAATCAGAAACCGCCGCATCGGGGAGGATGCATTGGCGGTGATTCAGGCTCACACCTGGCCGGGCAACATCCGGCAATTGCGCAATTACATGGAACGCTTGATGATCTTGGCCCGTTCGGATGGTCCGGAAACAGTGATCAGCGCGGATATGCTGCCCGACGATGTTTCCGACATGTTGCCCAAGGCATCTGCCGCCGGTTCCAACCACATCATGACCTTGCCGCTGCGCGAGGCGCGCGAGCTCTTCGAGCGTGACTATCTGATTGCCCAGATCAACCGCTTTGGCGGCAACATTTCCCGCACTGCCGAATTTGTGGGGATGGAGCGGTCTGCGCTGCATCGCAAATTGAAATCGCTTGGCGTATAAGCGGCGCTGTGCGTCCGATTTGATCGGCGCATGACACAGAAGCGTTCAAGGGGACGGCAATGAAGGTCATCATTTGCGGCGCGGGACGAGTGGGCTACGGCATTGCCGAGCGTCTCGCAGCGGAAGACAACGACGTATCGGTGATCGATACCTCGGCAACGCTTGTCCAAGCCATCCGCGACACGCTTGATGTTCGCAGCTATGTGGGCCATGGGGCGCATCCCGATGTTCTGGCCCAGGCCGGCGCCGACCAGGCCGACATGATCATTGCCGTTACACTCTACGACGAGATCAACATGGTCGCCTGCCAGGTGGCCCATTCGATCTTCAAGGTTCCTACGAAGATCGCGCGAATCCGCGCCCAGTCCTACCTGAAATCCCATTGGTCGGATCTGTTTTCACGCGATCACATGCCGATCGATGTGATCATCTCTCCAGAGGTTGAGGTTGGCCAGATGGTTTTGCGGCGGATTGCGCTGCCCGGCGCCACCGACGCGGTCCGCTTCGCCGATGACAAGGTGGCTATGGTTGCCATCGAATGTCTTGAAGATTGCCCGGTAGTCAACACGCCTCTGTTGCAGCTCAGCGAACTTTTCCCCGATCTCCTGGCGACCGTGGTCGGGGTCTGGCGTCACGAAAAACTTTTCGTTCCCCATTCGAGCGACCAGCTTGAAACCGGCGATCTTGCTTATGTCGTGTGTGACCGTGATCATGTCCGCCGGACCCTGGGGCTGTTCGGCCATGAAGAGCAGGAAGCAAGCCGCATCGTCATCTCGGGTGGCGGCAACATCGGTTATTATGTCGCCGCGGCGATCGAGGAGCGTCAGCCGAAAACCAAGGTCAAAATCATTGAGGCGGATCGTGAGCGTGCGGTTTCTGTCGCCGACTCACTGAACCGGACAGTGGTGCTCAACGGTTCCGCGCTTGATCAGAACATTCTGGTCGAGGCGGACATCCAAAACGCCGATCTGATGGTGGCGCTGACCAATGACGACCAGGTCAACATCCTATCTTCGGTGATGGCCAAGCGTCTTGGCTGCAAGGCCAATCTCGCGCTGATCAACAACCCGTCGTTCCAGTCTTTCACCAAGACCCTTGGCATCGATGCCCACATCAATCCGCGCGCAGTCACAATCTCGCGCATCCTTCAGCACGTGCGCCGCGGCCGCATCCGCGCGGTCTATTCGGTGCAGAAGGGCGCGGCAGAAGTGATCGAGGCCGAGGCTCTCGAGACCTCGCCATTGGTTGGCAAGCCTTTGCGCAGCCTGGATCTGCCCGATGGCGTGCGCATCGGCGCGATCTACCGCGACAAGCAGGTGCTCAAGCCCGATGGCTCGCTCAAGATCAAGGCCAAGGACAGGGTGGTGATGTTTGCGGCACTCGATTCAGTCCGCCACGTTGAACAGATGTTCCGCGTCAGCCTCGAATTCTTTTAAGGCCGTGCTCGGGATTCTTCATGTTCTGGCCGTTTCGATGGGCGTTATGTTCGCGCTCATTGTGCCGTCTGTGCTGTTTGCCATCGCAGACGGCGCGCGCGATCTGGCATTGTCTATGCTGCTTATCGGCGCGCTTGGTGTCTTTGCGGCCTTGATGGTTCTGGGATCGATTGCAGGCTTCGAGCGGCGGCTTGGACGCGCATCTGGTTATCTTGCGCTGGTTGCCGCCTGGATTCTGCTCCCCATTGCCGCAGCAATTTCATTCAAGACATTGGGCGGGCTCAGCTGGGTGGATTCCTGGTTCGAGGCGGTTGCGGCGCTGACAACTTCGGGGATCACCCTGTTGCCGCGCGAAACCGCACCGCGGGCAATCCTGTTCTGGCGCGCGAGCCTTGAGTGGTATGGCGGCTTTCTGACCATCGTCTCGATTATTCATGTGCTGGCACCGGCCGGTTTTGGAGGGCTTCCGGGCGGCGATCGGCGCGTACTCACCGGAAACTCCAGTGAAATGACGGTCGATCTGTCGAGTTTTCGCGATGTATTGACCCAGTATGTGCTTATCACGGTCGTTATCTTCATCGCACTGATGCTGGCCGGCGTGAACGGGCCTTTTGCGGCCATGATGTCGATGATCGCCATCGCGACGGGCGGATTCTTGCCCTTCGAGGGTGCGCTCGAAGACCATGCCGGCCCGGCGGCACAATTCGTCTTGGCAATCGGATTGGCGCTTGGCACCGTCAGCGTGTTCTGGCGCCAAAGGCTGTTGCGCGCACCGAGGAACCTCATAAGGGACAATCCGGAGGTGTTCGTCGTGGTGGTGGCGATCATTGTGATTGCGGTCTTTTACGCCGCCCGGCTGTCAGCAGTGTCCGGTGGCAGCGATCTGCCGCCAATCTTTGTAGAAAGCCTCTTGGCCGCCACATCGCTGGTTGCCACCAGCGGTATCGAAAGCCGGCCAGGCGTCATTGCCCTGTGGCCGGAAATTCTGGTGTTGGTTGTCGTGCTGGTCGGCGGCGGCATTTATTCCACGACCGGCGGTTTCAAGATCTACCGTATCTCGGCGATGGCGGTTCATTCAGCCCGGGAACTCAATCGGCTGATATATCCCTCGAGCGTCTCAAGCCTCCGGTTTGGTCGCTATCTGATCGATGAAGTGAGCATGCGGGCAATATGGACCTATTTCGCCCTCTCGCTGGTGGTAATTGCCAGTGCGGCATTGATGTTCACGCTGACCGCTACCGATTTTGAAGCCGGCGTCACCATGGCGATCTCGCTGTTTTCCAATACCGGACCGGTGTATGACGCGCTCATTCCTCCGGTCTACACAACGGATCCGGCCAATGATATCTGGCCGCACTTTGAGGCCATTCCGGCATCCGCCAAGCTCGCCGGGATCCTGCTGATGACCCTTGGACGGCTTGAAGTGATGGTGGTTTTTACGGTTCTCAATCTACGCTATTGGTTGACGCGCTAGCACCCCGGGCTGGTCGCAACGCCAGCTTACGCAGAAAAACAAGTGTTTACAAAACACCGCAACAATGATCTTCTATCGTTTGTTCGGACGAGCAAAACCTGTCAGCGGCAAACTAAAAAATCCTGTCTGTCAGAGGGAGTCTAGGTGTTCGAGACTTGACATTTGGAAGGTTAGGCCCGGTGGGCCATTCCTGGGGAATTCAGCCTTTGCCATCGAGTTTTGAACTTACGCGGAAATGACCTGCATGTAGCGGGCAAGAAAAAGACGGATGAAATAGGCGCAATGGCGGAGCGTTCACAGAACCTGCAGGATCTTTTTCTCAACACGGTTCGAAAACAAAAAATATCCCTGACGATCTTTCTGATCAATGGGGTAAAATTGACCGGTGTAGTCACCTCTTTTGACAATTTCTGCGTGCTTCTACGGCGCGACGGTCATTCGCAGCTTGTCTACAAGCATGCGATCTCCACCATCATGCCGAGTCAGCCGGTTCAGATGTTCGAGAATGAAGACGCAGGCAGCAACGCCTGATTGGACAACGCACATAGAAACCGTAGGTAATTCCGGGAATTTTGCCGACGCGGACAGCAAGTCTGACGTCACCAGCGCAATTGTGCTCGTTCCGGCATTGCGCACGCGGAATGCTGCGCCGGGCAGTGGTCCTGATGGAAGCAACATAACCAAACGCCCTGACGCTTTGCGCATGGAAGAGGCTGTTGGCCTTGCCGGTGCGATCGATCTCCAGGTCGCTGAAGCCCTGATCGTGCCGATTTCGGCACCGCGTCCGTCGACCCTGTTCGGCAAAGGCAAGATGCTCGAGGTAAAGGGGGTGATCGAAACAACCGGGTCCGGGCTTGTTATCGTCGACCATCCATTGACTCCCGTGCAGCAGCGCAACATGGAAACGGAATGGAAGGTCAAGGTCATTGACCGGACCGGCCTTATTCTGGAGATTTTTGGCAGGCGTGCTTCCACCAGGGAAGGCGTTCTGCAGGTTGAACTTGCCCATCTCAATTACCAGAAGGGCCGCCTTGTCCGCAGCTGGACCCACCTTGAGCGCCAGCGCGGTGGCGGCGGCTTCATGGGTGGCCCTGGTGAAACCCAGATCGAGGCCGACCGGCGGCTCTTGCAGGACCGCATCGTCAAGCTGGAACGCGAGCTCGAGCAGGTTCGCCGCACACGGCAATTGCACCGCGCCAAGCGCAAGAAGGTTCCGCACCCGATCGTGGCGCTGGTCGGTTACACCAATGCTGGCAAATCGACGCTGTTCAACCGGGTGACCGGCGCAGAAGTTCTTGCCGAGGACATGCTGTTTGCAACGCTGGATCCAACGCTCAGACGCATGAAGCTGCCGCACGGAAACACAGTGATCTTGTCCGACACGGTGGGCTTCATCTCCAGTCTGCCGACCCATCTGGTCGCTGCCTTCCGCGCCACACTCGAAGAGGTGGTGGAAGCGGACCTGATCCTGCATGTGCGCGACATGGCGGATCCCGACCGTGCTTCGCAGGCTGGTGACGTTGAGGAAATCCTCAAAAGCCTCGGCCTCAATGAAGGCGACGGCCGCAAGCTAGTCGAGGTCTGGAACAAAATCGATCTGCTCTCTGAGGAAGCCGCGGAAGATCTCAAGACCAGGGCCGAAAAATCGGAAAATGCGATTGCCGTTTCATCGGTGACCGGCGAGGGCATCGACGAGTTGCTGATGCGCATAGAGACGATCATCTCCGGCAAGCTGGTCTCGCGAAACGTCACGCTCGGGCCCGATCAGATGAAACTGGTTCCCTGGATCTATGAGCGCGGGCGTGTGAGCGAACGTGAGGATATGGAAGACGGTTCGGTGATGATCGAAGTCGAATTCACGACCGCCGATTCCGAGGAACTCGACCGGCGCATGGGCAATGGCCCCAAACCATCTGACAGCTGGGAAGATGACTTGGACGATTAAAGTCCGCCAAGCTCAGACGAGTTCATTCAACTTGAAACTGCCTTAATTCCTCATCTCAATCGTAGCTCTTGGCCTCCTGCCAGAGCGCTTCCATGTCATCAAGCGTCGCCTTGTCAGGCGTTTTGCCCTGTTTTGCCAATTCCGTCTCCACATAGGCGAAGCGCCGGCGGAACTTGGTGTTCGTGGATCTCAGGGCATCTTCGGGATCGGCCTTGAGGTGGCGGGCCAGATTGGCCACCGCAAAGATGACGTCGCCGAGCTCATCCGCCGCTTCGTCCTGCCTGGCATCGGTGATGGCCTGCCGCAATTCGCCGATTTCCTCTTCGATCTTGTCGAGCACCGGACCTGCCGCGCCCCAATCAAAGCCGACCTGGGACGCCGCCTGCTGCAATTTCAGCGCTTCCATGAGCGCGGGCAGGGCGCGCGGCACGCTGGTGAGTTGCCCGGGCTTCTCGCTCTCGGGCAATCCGCGTGCGGCGCGGCGCTCTCGTCGTTCCCGTTTCTCTTCGGCCTTGATCTCCGCCCACTGCATCTTGACCTGATCCGGCGTGTCGGCGCCGGGGCGTTCAAACACATGCGGGTGGCGGCGTATCATCTTCCGGGTGATCGCCTCGACCACGTCTTCAAACGAGAACAGGTCTTGTTCTTCCGCCATCCGGGCATGGAACACCACTTGCAGCAACAGATCGCCCAGCTCGTCGCACAGGTCTTCGGGATCGTTGCGCTCGATCGCATCGGCAACTTCATAAGCCTCCTCGATCGTGTAGGGCTTGATCGAGGCAAAATCCTGCTTGATGTCCCAGGGGCAGCCGGTCTCGGGATGCCGGAGGGCGGCCATGATTTCGATGAGGCGGGAAATGTTGCGGGATGGGGTCATGCGGCGAGCTTAGCCGAGCCGTCTGAAGCCCGCGACTGTTCCGCCCTGGCCATCCACCTTGTCCACAACTCAGTCGATCCCGCCTGACAAGCACCAGATCAGTTGAGCGGTATCGCGTTGTCGTCTTTGCTTTCCTGATAGCTGTCGGACAGTTGAGCGTAATGATCGCGGATGCGCTGGGCCTGATTGAGCAATGGTTTCGCCTCGGCATCTGGCAGCGTTGCCATGATGTCGAAGATGCCCCGGCCGCGCCAGAACGCATTGTCGTGATTGTAACCGCCCGGTTCCAGACCGAAGACCTCTTTGAGCATCTTGAGATCATGCGGAATGGCAAAGCTGTCGCGCGAATCCTGATGGCTGAAAAAGTAGAAGAAATTGTCAAATCCGGCCCAGGCGATCGCTGACATGCACATGCTGCAGGGCTCATGGGTGGACAGGAAAATCATGTCCTTGGTGGATTCCTGTTTGGAAACGGGGCTTTCATAGAAGCATTTGAGCAGGTGAACTTCGCCGTGCCACAGCGGATTCTCGGTTTCCTTGTTGGTCTGGGCCATCACCAGCGAAAGATCGGATTTGCGCAGCAGCGCGCCACCGAACACCTTGTTTCCCTCTGCCACGCCTTTTTCGGTGAGCGGCAGGATATCGTTTTGCATCACGCTGAGCAGTCTGGCTGCCAGTTGCGCGTTTTCCGTAATCTCCATGAAGTGTTCCAAAACCTGTGTCGTC
The DNA window shown above is from Hoeflea phototrophica DFL-43 and carries:
- the dusB gene encoding tRNA dihydrouridine synthase DusB — translated: MQINTDTVSQPLAIGPVRARNRVFLAPLSGISDLPFRQLAWRYGAGLVVTEMVASRELVTERRESQVRLRGDGINPHVVQLAGREADWMAKAARIAEGEGAAMIDINMGCPAKKVTGGYSGSALMRDPDHALELIEATVKAVSVPVTLKMRLGWDHDNINAPLIAARAEAAGIQMITIHGRTRMQFYEGSADWVAIAKVREAVSVPLVANGDVASRADIEACLKHSGADAVMIGRASRGRPWICGDLAESDKAPAPGSQQRAIAVEHYWMMIEHYGEDVGVRHARKHIGWYLDTLAPLAPDGLKTAMMASRKADEVATMFAEALETGARPETGPGSEMEAAA
- a CDS encoding two-component system sensor histidine kinase NtrB, producing the protein MSDRKTEDAIAPGAIDTSSMVLNAIQHPVIMVDAQGHVCFANWEAESFFAASASHLSRHNLDNFIPFGSPLLELIEQVRERRAAVNEYRVDLSSPRLGSDKLVDLYVAPVAGLPDNVVVVFQERSMADKIDRQLTHRAAARSVTGLASMLAHEIKNPLSGIRGAAQLLEMSVGDEDRALTRLIRDETDRIVSLVDRMEIFSDERPVDREPVNIHSVLDHVKAVAKAGFARNIRFIELYDPSLPPVYANRDQLVQVFLNLVKNAAEAVGEVADPEIVLTTAYRPGIKLSVAGTREKVSLPLEFCVQDNGPGVPSDLLPHLFDPFITTKTNGSGLGLALVAKIVGGHGGIVECDSQTRKTTFRILMPASRDARPVEPLPPPGAVATE
- the ntrC gene encoding nitrogen regulation protein NR(I) encodes the protein MGNATILVADDDAAIRTVLNQALTRAGYEVRITSNAATLWRWVSAGEGDLVITDVVMPDENAFDMLPRIRRARPDLPVLVMSAQNTFMTAIKASEGGAYDYLPKPFDLTEMIGTIGRALSEPRKVAAQPEDTTEGMPLVGRSAAMQEIYRVLARLMQTDLTLMITGESGTGKELVARALHDYGKRRNGPFVAINMAAIPRDLIESELFGHEKGAFTGAQNRSTGRFEQAEGGTLFLDEIGDMPMDAQTRLLRVLQQGEYTTVGGRTPIKSDVRIVAATNKDLKILINQGLFREDLFYRLNVVPLRLPALRDRAEDVPDLVRHFVRHAVGEGLDAKRFDGDALDLLKAYPWPGNVRELENVVRRVMALYPQDVISREIIDNELRIETPEQSSPQGGAPMAQATIAQSVEENMRRYFSGFGEDLPPPGLYHRVLEEVEYPLILAALTATRGNQIKAADLLGLNRNTLRKKIRELGVTVYRSPRPA
- a CDS encoding sensor histidine kinase NtrY-like, which encodes MAMNSAAAPQTSLPDASDDSSSADASVQRRNLFTLPGIALVVSAFVSALVSFAILLGLTPIEPVDQVVLGAVVINLVFVVGLVTLVFLELRMLLRARRRGKAAAKLHIRVVALFSIVAIVPAILVAIVASITLDVGLDRWFSLRTKSIVNSSLSVAEAYVLENARFLQGQTVSMANDLDNARSLYSLDRIGFTQFMTRQATGRGLLGAFLVRTDGSVILQADIRTERPLPAIPESALKDAVNGQPTLIPPGVTNLVGAVMPLQQIDGALLYTVRVVDPEVMRSMRLMEDATLEYQTLEQGRTSLQLAFGILYLGFALIVLLAAIWTAIAVADRLVRPIRVLIGASDDVASGNLDVTVPVHSSDGDVGSLARTFNNMIVQIRTQRDEILSAKDQIDDRRRFTEAVLSGVSAGVVGIDNVGAVTIANRSARQILAEGDEAEVIGKAFNEIAPEFETVMAEAAMRPRADARAQITLNRSGKERTLNVKVTREETHDGLESFVVTLDDITDLLIAQRSTAWADVARRIAHEIKNPLTPIQLSAERIRRRYGRQIPDEDRAVFDQCTDTIVRQVEDIGRMVDEFSSFARMPKPSKTHADLRNILKDAAFLREVSRSDIEFVQEYADTPLEGDFDPRMLGQAFGNLIKNATEAIDSVPTDADRQGKIVVIRAGVSADGQDYVIDIIDNGRGLPGENRHRLLEPYMTMREKGTGLGLAIVKKIIDDHGGIIQLRDAPADIDGGRGAMISVRLPVHAAMGGHEDQNSEQQKEQVERTDHGV